One stretch of Comamonas testosteroni DNA includes these proteins:
- a CDS encoding FliO/MopB family protein: MWPTLLLVILFVAVMAALPWLVRRLQQKNLLPRGMGMARGAASVPAQVLGTLAIGPQQRVVTVQLGEGEQAVRLVLGVTAQQIQCLHVLQDPSASLQSARAAHSPGVSSFTDSLMRAQADEAARNSGNV; this comes from the coding sequence ATGTGGCCCACGCTGCTGCTGGTCATCCTGTTTGTGGCTGTCATGGCGGCGCTGCCCTGGCTGGTGCGTCGTCTGCAGCAAAAAAACCTCCTGCCCCGTGGCATGGGGATGGCCCGTGGTGCCGCCTCGGTTCCGGCGCAGGTGCTTGGCACGCTGGCCATTGGCCCGCAGCAGCGGGTGGTGACCGTGCAGCTGGGTGAAGGGGAGCAGGCCGTGCGCCTGGTGCTTGGTGTGACGGCGCAGCAGATCCAATGCCTGCATGTGCTGCAAGACCCATCCGCATCCTTGCAATCTGCCCGTGCGGCCCATTCACCTGGCGTCTCATCGTTCACCGATTCGCTGATGCGCGCGCAGGCCGACGAAGCGGCCCGGAATTCTGGAAATGTCTAA
- the cheD gene encoding chemoreceptor glutamine deamidase CheD translates to MRNLSSPLDLPGAGAARPLRGNSFVPQGYPDPAMPAPVSSLEQLKRQPRQPGEASFFYYDPHFQLNSAKVLPGEYFVSRDEMAIVTVLGSCIAACLWDRFMRIGGMNHFMLPDGDSNDVSGRYGSYAMELLINEMLKLGARRESMQAKIFGGAQVMANFTTMNVGERNTSFVTEYLQTERIPIVSEDVLDIYPRKVVFFPSTGKAMVKRLAHAHPEALVQQEISRGSAAAVARNTAGGSVDLF, encoded by the coding sequence ATGAGGAATCTGAGCTCTCCGCTGGATCTGCCAGGTGCTGGCGCTGCCAGACCCCTGCGCGGCAACAGCTTCGTGCCCCAGGGTTATCCTGATCCGGCCATGCCGGCGCCGGTCTCATCGCTGGAGCAGCTCAAGCGCCAACCGCGCCAGCCGGGCGAGGCCTCGTTCTTCTACTACGACCCGCACTTCCAGCTCAATTCGGCCAAGGTGCTGCCGGGCGAATATTTTGTCTCGCGCGACGAGATGGCCATCGTCACCGTGCTGGGCTCCTGCATCGCGGCCTGCCTGTGGGATCGCTTTATGCGCATCGGCGGCATGAACCACTTCATGCTGCCCGACGGCGACAGCAACGATGTGTCGGGGCGCTATGGTTCGTACGCGATGGAGCTGCTGATCAATGAGATGCTCAAGCTGGGTGCGCGTCGAGAATCCATGCAGGCCAAGATTTTTGGCGGCGCCCAGGTCATGGCCAATTTCACGACCATGAATGTGGGTGAGCGCAACACCAGTTTTGTGACAGAGTATCTGCAAACCGAGCGCATTCCCATCGTCTCCGAAGACGTGCTGGATATCTATCCGCGCAAGGTGGTGTTTTTCCCGTCCACGGGCAAGGCCATGGTCAAGCGCCTGGCCCATGCCCATCCCGAGGCCTTGGTGCAGCAGGAAATCAGCCGCGGCAGCGCGGCTGCGGTGGCGCGCAATACGGCGGGCGGTTCGGTGGATCTGTTTTGA
- the fliN gene encoding flagellar motor switch protein FliN, which produces MAIDDNNKPAGDDPFSGWAEALEEQRQHDQAVEGPELSDQGGPLAGDAARSYGDVPVHDINMVLDIPVQLSVELGRTKVPIKYILQLAQGSVVELDALAGEPMDVLVNGYLIAQGEVVVVNDKFGIRLTDVVTPSERLRRVSRG; this is translated from the coding sequence ATGGCAATTGATGACAACAACAAGCCCGCAGGTGACGATCCGTTCTCCGGCTGGGCCGAGGCGCTGGAAGAGCAGCGCCAGCATGACCAGGCCGTCGAAGGCCCCGAACTGTCCGACCAGGGCGGGCCGCTGGCGGGTGACGCCGCTCGCAGCTATGGCGATGTGCCGGTGCACGATATCAATATGGTGCTGGACATTCCGGTTCAGCTGTCCGTGGAGCTGGGCCGCACCAAGGTGCCCATCAAGTACATTCTGCAACTGGCTCAGGGCTCGGTGGTGGAACTTGATGCCCTGGCCGGCGAACCCATGGACGTGCTGGTCAACGGCTACCTGATCGCCCAGGGCGAGGTGGTGGTGGTCAACGACAAGTTCGGTATCCGCCTGACGGACGTGGTGACACCGTCCGAGCGTCTGCGCCGGGTCAGCCGTGGTTGA
- a CDS encoding chemotaxis protein CheW, protein MADTHQDGAGSGADFDLSQFYQIFFEEASENLDQMEQMLLSLDLSAANDEELNGIFRCAHSIKGGAATFGFSDVTELTHRMESLLDRLRRHEITPIPEMVDVLLESADASRSLLARHQSGDEGEPVSTAELVVRIEALAQGLTEIPQVNRSAGAAGPVQSAAAVASVATDTPAPAPAPAAAQVAEPGPVIGTEPPEGARELTIEIGPLSRLELGDAIKELFRDIPGLGTIQDQVGTKADHRLFKVRTVSTDDELRDLFVFHVSKEQVQISDAAQPQSAAEPVVEPEALADEEAAMPPHNLPAEEAYGFFAGAPGSPEAQQNQEHAALGGAGGVAQKAAPKAAAAHMESTSIRVDVKKVDQLINLVGELVITQAMLAQNSQGLDPTTYQQLLAGLADLDRNTRDLQESVMSIRMIPMSTVFSRFPRMLRDLAGKLGKKIDLVTLGEATELDKGLVEKITDPLTHLVRNSVDHGIEMPEDRIAAGKSEHGTLTLAASHQGGSIVIEVRDDGKGMNRERILNKARERGMDVSDSMPDSDVWQLIFAPGFSTADVVTDVSGRGVGMDVVKRNITSLGGTVEIESVAGVGMKVAVRLPLTLAIMDGMSVGVGEEVYILPLSSVVESFQVKADDVNTVANGTQLVKVRDEYMPVIALERTFQVPRADESQTSNIMVVVEAEGSRVALLVDELLGQHQVVVKNLESNYRKVPNVSGATILGDGSVALILDTGALVRRTRH, encoded by the coding sequence ATGGCGGATACACACCAGGATGGCGCAGGTTCGGGCGCAGACTTCGACCTTAGCCAGTTCTATCAAATCTTTTTCGAGGAAGCCAGCGAGAACCTCGACCAGATGGAGCAGATGTTGCTCAGCCTGGACCTTTCGGCCGCCAACGATGAAGAGCTCAACGGTATTTTCCGCTGCGCCCACTCCATCAAGGGCGGTGCGGCGACCTTCGGCTTCTCGGATGTGACCGAGCTCACGCACCGCATGGAGTCCCTGCTGGACCGCCTGCGCCGCCACGAAATCACGCCTATCCCCGAGATGGTCGATGTGCTGCTGGAGTCGGCGGACGCCAGCCGCAGCTTGCTGGCACGTCACCAGTCCGGCGACGAAGGCGAGCCGGTTTCGACTGCGGAACTGGTGGTGCGTATCGAGGCCCTGGCCCAGGGCCTGACCGAAATCCCCCAGGTCAATCGCAGCGCGGGAGCAGCCGGGCCTGTGCAGTCGGCTGCCGCTGTTGCCTCGGTGGCGACGGATACGCCTGCTCCAGCACCGGCCCCCGCAGCCGCCCAGGTTGCAGAGCCAGGTCCTGTGATCGGTACCGAGCCTCCCGAGGGCGCGCGCGAGCTGACTATCGAGATCGGCCCGCTGTCCCGGCTGGAGCTGGGCGACGCCATCAAGGAGCTGTTCCGCGATATTCCGGGCCTGGGCACGATTCAGGACCAGGTCGGCACCAAGGCCGATCACCGCCTGTTCAAGGTCAGGACGGTGTCCACCGATGACGAACTGCGCGATCTGTTTGTCTTCCATGTCTCCAAGGAGCAGGTGCAGATCAGCGATGCCGCCCAGCCGCAGTCAGCAGCCGAGCCGGTAGTCGAGCCGGAAGCCCTGGCGGATGAAGAGGCGGCCATGCCGCCCCACAATCTGCCGGCCGAAGAAGCCTACGGCTTTTTTGCGGGCGCTCCGGGCAGCCCCGAGGCCCAGCAAAATCAGGAGCATGCCGCACTTGGCGGCGCTGGTGGCGTGGCGCAAAAGGCGGCACCCAAGGCCGCTGCTGCGCATATGGAGTCCACCAGCATCCGTGTCGATGTGAAGAAAGTGGATCAGCTCATCAATCTGGTGGGCGAGCTGGTCATCACCCAGGCCATGCTGGCGCAGAACAGTCAGGGGCTGGACCCGACGACCTATCAGCAGCTGCTGGCCGGCCTGGCCGATCTGGATCGCAACACGCGCGACCTGCAAGAGTCCGTGATGTCGATCCGCATGATTCCCATGTCCACCGTGTTCAGCCGCTTCCCGCGCATGCTGCGCGATCTGGCGGGCAAGCTGGGCAAGAAGATCGATCTGGTCACGCTGGGTGAGGCCACCGAGCTGGACAAGGGACTGGTCGAAAAGATCACCGATCCGCTGACCCATCTGGTGCGCAACAGTGTGGACCACGGCATCGAGATGCCCGAGGACCGCATCGCTGCGGGCAAGTCAGAGCATGGCACGCTGACGCTGGCAGCATCCCACCAGGGAGGCTCCATCGTCATCGAGGTGCGCGACGACGGCAAGGGCATGAATCGCGAGAGGATTCTGAACAAGGCCCGCGAGCGCGGCATGGATGTCTCCGACAGCATGCCCGACAGCGATGTCTGGCAGCTGATCTTTGCGCCGGGCTTTTCGACGGCCGATGTGGTCACCGATGTCTCGGGCCGCGGCGTGGGCATGGACGTGGTCAAGCGAAACATCACCTCGCTGGGCGGCACGGTCGAGATCGAGTCCGTCGCCGGCGTGGGCATGAAGGTGGCGGTGCGCCTGCCGCTGACGCTGGCCATCATGGACGGCATGTCCGTCGGTGTGGGCGAAGAGGTCTATATCCTGCCGCTGTCCTCGGTGGTCGAGTCCTTCCAGGTCAAGGCCGACGATGTCAACACCGTGGCCAACGGCACGCAGTTGGTCAAGGTGCGCGACGAATACATGCCGGTGATCGCGCTGGAGCGTACTTTCCAGGTGCCGCGCGCCGATGAAAGCCAGACCAGCAACATCATGGTGGTGGTCGAGGCCGAAGGCAGCCGCGTGGCGCTGCTGGTCGACGAGCTGCTGGGCCAGCATCAGGTGGTGGTGAAGAACCTGGAAAGCAATTACCGCAAGGTGCCCAATGTATCGGGTGCCACCATTTTGGGCGACGGATCCGTGGCGCTGATTCTGGATACGGGCGCTCTGGTGCGCCGTACCCGCCACTGA
- a CDS encoding chemotaxis protein CheW: MNIINKTAEGVATGAREYLTFRLGEEEYGIDILKVQEIRGYEQPTRIANAPEFIKGVVNLRGTIVPIVDMRLRFNCSEVEYNAFTVVIILNLRNRVVGIVVDSVSDVMELPADAVRPAPDIESAIDSGCILGLGSVGERMLILLDIEKLMGNVDMGLVASEA, translated from the coding sequence ATGAACATCATCAACAAGACTGCCGAAGGCGTGGCCACCGGGGCGCGCGAATATCTGACCTTCCGCCTGGGCGAGGAGGAATACGGCATCGACATCCTCAAGGTGCAGGAAATCCGTGGCTACGAGCAGCCCACGCGCATTGCCAACGCGCCCGAGTTCATCAAGGGTGTGGTCAATCTGCGCGGCACCATCGTTCCCATCGTGGACATGCGCCTGCGCTTCAACTGCTCCGAGGTGGAGTACAACGCCTTCACCGTGGTCATCATCCTGAACCTGCGCAATCGCGTGGTCGGCATTGTGGTGGACTCGGTCAGCGATGTGATGGAGCTGCCCGCCGATGCCGTGCGTCCTGCACCCGATATCGAAAGCGCCATCGACAGCGGCTGCATCCTGGGCCTGGGTTCGGTGGGCGAGCGCATGCTGATCCTGCTGGACATCGAGAAGCTCATGGGCAATGTCGACATGGGCCTGGTGGCCTCCGAAGCCTGA
- a CDS encoding protein-glutamate methylesterase/protein-glutamine glutaminase, producing the protein MLKPKIRVIVVDDSALVRSLLAEIINRQHDMECIGSANDPLIAREMIRDLNPDVITLDVEMPRMDGIDFLGRLMRLRPMPVVMISTLTERGAEVTMRALELGAIDFVAKPRVGVANGLQELASQIVDKIRVAAVAQVHRLPVVPHGVAAAAGAGAKPAAPRAPVAPSLLGRISTEKIIAIGASTGGTEAIREVLTHLPADCPAIVITQHMPPGFTTSFAARLNSLCQMTVKEATHGERLLPGHAYIAPGGKHFSITRSGANYVAVVDDAPPVNRHKPSVEVLFKSVAASAGRNAYGIMLTGMGADGATAMREMRDAGSYNLVQDESTCIVFGMPREAIAHGAADEVLPLPQIAHALLTKLRGGSDQVHHRI; encoded by the coding sequence TTGTTAAAGCCAAAAATCCGGGTGATCGTGGTGGATGACTCTGCGCTGGTGCGCAGTCTTCTGGCCGAGATCATCAACCGCCAGCATGATATGGAGTGCATCGGCTCGGCCAATGATCCGTTGATCGCACGCGAAATGATCCGCGATCTGAACCCCGACGTCATCACGCTGGATGTGGAAATGCCCCGCATGGACGGCATCGATTTCCTCGGGCGGCTCATGCGCCTGCGTCCGATGCCGGTGGTGATGATCTCCACGCTGACCGAGCGTGGCGCCGAAGTCACCATGCGCGCCCTGGAGCTGGGCGCCATTGATTTTGTGGCCAAGCCCCGCGTCGGCGTGGCCAACGGCCTGCAGGAGCTGGCCAGCCAGATCGTGGACAAGATTCGCGTGGCCGCCGTGGCCCAGGTGCACCGCCTGCCGGTGGTTCCGCATGGCGTTGCTGCGGCCGCGGGTGCGGGCGCCAAGCCTGCTGCGCCGCGTGCGCCGGTGGCACCCAGCCTGCTGGGACGTATCTCGACCGAAAAAATCATCGCCATCGGTGCCTCCACGGGGGGGACGGAAGCGATTCGTGAGGTGCTCACGCACCTGCCGGCCGACTGCCCGGCCATCGTCATCACCCAGCACATGCCGCCGGGCTTCACCACCAGTTTTGCGGCGCGCCTCAACAGCCTGTGCCAGATGACGGTCAAGGAAGCCACGCATGGCGAGCGTTTGCTGCCCGGTCACGCCTATATCGCCCCTGGTGGCAAGCATTTCTCCATCACGCGCAGCGGTGCCAACTATGTGGCCGTGGTTGATGACGCGCCGCCCGTCAACCGTCACAAGCCCTCGGTGGAAGTGCTGTTCAAGTCAGTGGCCGCCAGCGCCGGGCGTAATGCCTACGGCATCATGCTCACTGGCATGGGGGCCGATGGTGCCACCGCCATGCGCGAGATGCGCGATGCCGGCAGCTACAACCTGGTGCAGGACGAGAGCACCTGCATCGTCTTCGGCATGCCCCGCGAAGCCATTGCCCACGGTGCGGCCGATGAGGTGCTGCCACTGCCGCAAATTGCCCATGCCCTGCTGACCAAGCTGCGTGGCGGCTCGGACCAGGTACATCACCGCATCTAA
- the fliR gene encoding flagellar biosynthetic protein FliR, whose translation MISFSEAQIAAWLSPLIWPFVRVLALFTTAPVFSQKAIPMRLKVGLAFLVALCAQPVLGEQTVVSIASAQALGTLVQQVVIGLSVGFAVRLVMAAIEVAGEVVGLQMGLNFASFFDPTSNAQLSAVARFMVQIATLLFIVINGHLLVLMAVLKSFEAFPVDGNFLQAISQMRIHEMGSAVFASAFWIALPMIAMLLFVNLVLGIISRVAPQMNIYAVGFPVTLTVGLLGLTATLPLLEQPLVALLLKGMAVFGV comes from the coding sequence ATGATTTCCTTTAGCGAAGCCCAGATTGCAGCCTGGCTCTCGCCACTGATCTGGCCGTTTGTGCGCGTGCTGGCGCTGTTCACCACGGCGCCCGTGTTTTCTCAGAAAGCCATTCCCATGCGGCTCAAGGTCGGGCTGGCTTTCCTGGTTGCGCTTTGCGCGCAGCCCGTGCTGGGCGAGCAGACGGTGGTCAGCATTGCCTCGGCCCAGGCACTGGGCACTCTGGTGCAGCAGGTGGTGATCGGCTTGTCCGTGGGCTTTGCCGTGCGTCTGGTGATGGCGGCCATCGAAGTCGCCGGTGAAGTGGTAGGCCTGCAGATGGGCTTGAACTTCGCGTCTTTCTTCGACCCGACCAGCAATGCCCAGCTCAGTGCCGTGGCGCGCTTCATGGTGCAGATCGCCACCTTGCTATTCATCGTCATCAACGGTCATCTGCTGGTGCTGATGGCGGTTCTCAAGAGCTTTGAAGCCTTCCCCGTCGATGGCAACTTTCTGCAGGCCATCTCCCAGATGCGGATCCACGAGATGGGCAGTGCCGTCTTTGCCAGCGCTTTCTGGATTGCCCTGCCCATGATTGCCATGCTGCTCTTCGTCAACCTGGTGCTGGGCATCATCTCCCGGGTCGCGCCACAGATGAATATCTATGCCGTGGGCTTTCCTGTCACCTTGACTGTGGGTCTGCTGGGCTTGACGGCGACCCTGCCCTTGCTGGAGCAGCCCCTGGTGGCTCTGCTGCTAAAGGGGATGGCAGTCTTCGGGGTTTAG
- a CDS encoding CheR family methyltransferase, translating into MLNLGRNASFAASPARPEQDDEALPGGMSGPLAQGREFVWSNRDFARVQALIYKRAGISLHDGKHAMVYSRLSRRLRETGHESFVSYLDWLESINDGPEWQEFVNALTTNLTSFFREQHHFDILAQHLRSHKPGGNGWKVWCSAASTGEEPYSILMTAVESLGASASFQLMASDIDSRVLETASRGIYRAENLKGVSTERLHRFFLRGRSANSGMVRVKPELRRMVDFLNVNLIAGDWPFRETFDIVFCRNVMIYFDAPTQRRVLERIHQVMRPGGLLFVGHAENFSDSRDLFALKGKTVYERQ; encoded by the coding sequence GTGCTGAACCTGGGACGTAATGCTTCATTCGCTGCATCCCCTGCCAGGCCTGAGCAGGATGATGAGGCGCTGCCGGGCGGCATGTCCGGCCCGCTGGCGCAGGGGCGCGAGTTCGTCTGGTCCAACCGCGACTTTGCCCGTGTCCAGGCCCTGATCTACAAGCGTGCCGGCATCAGCCTGCATGATGGCAAGCACGCCATGGTCTACAGCCGTCTGTCGCGCCGCCTGCGCGAGACTGGGCATGAGAGCTTTGTCAGCTATCTGGACTGGCTGGAGAGCATCAACGATGGCCCTGAATGGCAGGAATTCGTCAATGCGCTGACCACGAATCTGACCTCGTTCTTCCGCGAGCAGCATCACTTCGACATCCTGGCCCAGCATCTGCGCAGCCACAAGCCCGGCGGCAATGGCTGGAAGGTATGGTGCAGCGCGGCCTCCACGGGAGAGGAGCCTTATTCCATCCTGATGACGGCGGTCGAGAGTCTCGGCGCCTCGGCCAGCTTTCAGCTCATGGCCAGCGATATCGACTCGCGCGTGCTGGAGACCGCCTCGCGCGGCATCTACCGGGCAGAGAACCTCAAGGGCGTGAGCACCGAGCGGCTGCACCGCTTTTTCCTGCGCGGGCGCTCTGCCAACTCGGGCATGGTGCGGGTCAAACCCGAGCTGCGCCGCATGGTGGACTTTCTCAACGTCAACCTGATCGCCGGCGATTGGCCGTTCCGGGAGACGTTCGACATCGTCTTCTGCCGCAATGTGATGATTTATTTCGACGCACCGACCCAGCGTCGCGTGCTGGAGCGCATTCATCAGGTGATGCGTCCGGGTGGGCTGCTGTTTGTCGGTCATGCCGAGAACTTCAGCGATTCGCGCGATCTGTTCGCGCTCAAGGGCAAGACCGTCTATGAGCGCCAATGA
- a CDS encoding response regulator transcription factor — MIHVVLCDDHAILRRGIRDTLAEATDISVTAEAGSYAELREQLRDAACDVLLLDINMPGRSGLEVLASVRETHPQIRVIMVSMYPEDQYALRSIKAGAAGYANKAGDPVLLIDAVRTVHSGRKYLTAEVAQMLADSLAQPAAPVPHETLSEREMQTLLKIASGQRQTDIAQELMLSPKTVSVYRARVLEKLGMGSNAELTAYAIKNGLIDTP, encoded by the coding sequence TTGATTCACGTGGTGCTGTGCGACGACCATGCCATTTTGCGCCGGGGCATACGCGACACCCTGGCAGAGGCGACGGACATCAGTGTCACCGCAGAAGCCGGCAGCTATGCCGAACTGCGTGAGCAACTGCGCGACGCTGCTTGCGATGTGCTGCTGCTGGACATCAATATGCCGGGCCGCAGCGGCCTGGAAGTGCTGGCCAGCGTGCGCGAAACGCATCCGCAGATCCGCGTCATCATGGTCTCCATGTATCCCGAAGACCAGTACGCCTTGCGCAGCATCAAGGCTGGCGCGGCCGGCTATGCCAACAAGGCAGGGGATCCGGTGCTGCTGATCGACGCCGTGCGCACCGTCCACAGCGGACGCAAATACCTGACTGCCGAAGTGGCCCAGATGCTGGCCGACAGCCTGGCCCAACCAGCCGCCCCCGTGCCGCATGAAACCTTGTCCGAGCGCGAGATGCAGACGCTGCTGAAGATTGCCAGCGGTCAGCGCCAGACCGATATTGCGCAGGAGTTGATGCTCAGCCCCAAGACGGTGAGCGTGTACCGGGCACGGGTGCTGGAGAAGCTGGGCATGGGCAGCAACGCGGAGCTGACCGCCTATGCCATCAAGAACGGACTGATCGATACACCCTGA
- the fliP gene encoding flagellar type III secretion system pore protein FliP (The bacterial flagellar biogenesis protein FliP forms a type III secretion system (T3SS)-type pore required for flagellar assembly.) → MSKFVSRAAAAVLLAMPLMAAAQGAPASLPLLVGQGAGGTSYSVPIQTLLFFTALSFLPAILLLMTGFTRIVIVLSLLRQALGTQSAPPNQVVIGLSLFLTMFVMGPTLDKVYQDAYLPYTQNSISFEQAMDKAEAPMRGFMLKQTRQSDFALFKRLAKLDANVTAETAPLRVLVPAFVTSELKTAFQIGFMIFIPFLIIDMVVSSILMSLGMMMLSPVLVALPFKLMLFVLADGWNLIIGSLAASFAT, encoded by the coding sequence ATGTCTAAATTCGTCTCTCGTGCTGCTGCCGCTGTCCTGCTGGCCATGCCCCTGATGGCCGCAGCCCAGGGCGCACCCGCCAGTCTGCCGCTGCTGGTAGGCCAGGGCGCGGGCGGCACCAGCTATTCGGTGCCCATCCAGACACTGCTGTTTTTCACGGCACTGTCGTTCCTGCCCGCCATCTTGTTGTTGATGACGGGCTTTACCCGCATCGTCATCGTGCTGAGCCTGCTGCGCCAGGCGCTGGGCACGCAGTCCGCGCCGCCCAATCAGGTGGTGATCGGTCTGTCGCTGTTTCTCACCATGTTTGTGATGGGGCCCACGCTGGACAAGGTCTATCAGGACGCCTATCTGCCCTACACGCAAAACAGCATCAGCTTCGAGCAAGCCATGGACAAGGCCGAAGCACCCATGCGCGGCTTCATGCTCAAGCAGACACGCCAGTCGGACTTTGCGCTGTTCAAGCGCCTGGCCAAGCTGGATGCGAATGTCACGGCGGAAACAGCACCTCTGCGGGTGCTGGTGCCGGCCTTTGTGACCAGCGAGCTGAAAACGGCTTTTCAGATCGGTTTCATGATCTTCATTCCGTTTCTGATCATCGATATGGTGGTGTCCTCCATCCTCATGTCGCTGGGCATGATGATGCTCTCGCCCGTGCTGGTGGCCCTGCCTTTCAAGCTCATGCTGTTTGTGCTGGCCGATGGCTGGAATCTGATCATCGGCTCTCTGGCGGCAAGCTTTGCTACATGA
- the fliQ gene encoding flagellar biosynthesis protein FliQ: protein MTSQFVLTFGREALTLLLMISMPVLGVVMGVGLLVSVFQAVTQVHEATLAFVPKLIAAVLVFAVAGPWMLSTLVDFIRRTIESIPGSVG, encoded by the coding sequence ATGACTTCTCAATTTGTTCTGACCTTTGGCCGCGAGGCGCTGACCCTGCTGCTCATGATCTCCATGCCTGTGCTGGGCGTGGTCATGGGCGTGGGTCTGCTGGTGAGCGTCTTTCAGGCTGTGACCCAGGTGCATGAGGCCACGCTGGCCTTTGTGCCCAAGCTCATCGCCGCCGTGCTGGTGTTTGCCGTGGCGGGACCGTGGATGCTGTCCACGCTGGTGGATTTCATTCGTCGCACCATAGAAAGCATTCCAGGTTCGGTGGGATGA
- a CDS encoding response regulator, producing the protein MRSILAVDDSPSMRKMVSFTLSSAGFKVVEAVDGVDALEKAQAQNIDLVLADQNMPRLDGIGLTRKLRENPKFKGTPILILTTESSDLMKQAGRAAGATGWLVKPFDPNRLIEVIQKVLR; encoded by the coding sequence ATGCGATCGATTCTGGCTGTTGATGATTCCCCCTCGATGCGAAAGATGGTGTCTTTCACATTGAGCAGTGCTGGTTTTAAGGTGGTGGAAGCCGTCGACGGTGTGGATGCGCTGGAAAAAGCGCAGGCGCAAAACATTGATCTGGTGCTGGCCGACCAGAACATGCCGCGCCTGGACGGCATCGGTCTCACGCGCAAGCTACGTGAAAACCCGAAGTTCAAGGGCACGCCGATCTTGATACTGACCACGGAATCCAGCGATCTGATGAAGCAGGCGGGCCGGGCCGCAGGTGCCACAGGCTGGTTGGTCAAGCCCTTCGATCCCAATCGATTGATCGAAGTTATTCAAAAAGTGCTGCGTTAA
- a CDS encoding ATP-binding protein — translation MFQNVSNDSVLGDMQFRNQTLKILHIEDSVADQALARLSLKRGQLPCSLTAVDSLQEVQGALETQDFDLILADYHLPGFTALDVWDLVRTRADAPPFVLLSGAIGESAAVDIMRLGISDYLLKDQINGLPHVVKRAMEVHEARRARRRAALQLAESEKRLAELTEHLHTSIEQERASISREIHDDIGGSLTAVKFDLAWLIRNSPEGKPREHARSALEMLEHALGASQRIMQNLRPPVLDQGLVAAVQWLAQDFERRTGIPAQLHTSREHMEIAAAQQVVVYRTAQESLTNISKYAQASQVTLDLSDHEGFLTLEVTDNGIGLSQDDRNKPQSFGLRGLSERARTIQGWLDVSSHPGRGTSIILTIPLAENQA, via the coding sequence ATGTTCCAAAATGTATCCAATGATAGCGTCCTTGGCGATATGCAATTCCGGAATCAGACCCTGAAAATCCTTCATATTGAAGACTCTGTCGCAGATCAGGCTCTGGCACGCCTGAGCCTCAAGCGCGGGCAGCTGCCCTGCTCGCTCACGGCAGTGGACAGTCTGCAGGAGGTACAGGGCGCCCTGGAGACACAGGATTTCGACCTGATTCTGGCGGACTATCATCTGCCCGGCTTCACGGCTCTCGACGTCTGGGACCTGGTGCGAACCCGTGCCGATGCCCCTCCTTTTGTGCTGTTGTCGGGCGCTATCGGCGAATCCGCCGCCGTGGACATCATGCGGCTGGGCATCAGCGACTATCTGCTCAAGGACCAGATCAACGGTCTGCCCCATGTCGTAAAGCGCGCCATGGAGGTCCATGAGGCGAGGCGAGCCCGCCGCCGCGCCGCACTACAGCTGGCCGAGTCCGAAAAGCGCCTGGCCGAGCTGACCGAACATCTGCACACCAGCATCGAGCAGGAGCGCGCCAGTATCTCGCGCGAGATTCACGACGACATCGGCGGCTCGCTCACGGCCGTCAAGTTTGACCTGGCCTGGCTGATCCGCAACAGCCCCGAAGGCAAGCCGCGCGAGCATGCCAGGTCGGCACTGGAGATGCTGGAACACGCACTGGGAGCCAGCCAGCGCATCATGCAGAACCTGCGCCCACCCGTGCTGGACCAGGGGCTGGTGGCGGCCGTGCAATGGCTGGCCCAGGACTTCGAGCGCCGCACCGGCATACCCGCCCAGCTGCACACCAGCCGTGAGCATATGGAAATAGCCGCCGCGCAGCAGGTGGTGGTCTACCGTACGGCACAGGAATCCTTGACCAATATCAGCAAATACGCACAAGCCAGCCAGGTGACGCTGGATTTGTCCGACCACGAAGGTTTTTTGACACTGGAAGTAACAGACAACGGCATAGGCCTGAGCCAGGATGATCGCAACAAGCCTCAATCTTTCGGACTTCGGGGATTAAGTGAGCGCGCACGAACAATTCAAGGCTGGCTGGATGTGAGCAGCCACCCCGGCCGAGGAACCTCTATCATTCTCACCATTCCTCTGGCAGAGAACCAGGCATGA